A DNA window from Linepithema humile isolate Giens D197 chromosome 6, Lhum_UNIL_v1.0, whole genome shotgun sequence contains the following coding sequences:
- the LOC105679921 gene encoding protein FAM136A: MEEQKKRVEDHMTKVVEGIDKTHLRKMQGDMHRCAAQCCENETYSIQKIHHCIENCSSSLHKAQQYVQNEFVRVQNRLERCIMECNDNIKDKMGLNPTQAQVDRYSDEFEKCATKCVDTYCELLPSLEKTMREVLSKNKFA, from the exons atggaaGAACAAAAGAAACGAGTGGAAGATCATATGACGAAAGTGGTCGAAGGGATTGATAAAACGCATTTACGGAAAATGCAG gGAGATATGCACAGGTGCGCTGCACAATGCTGTGAGAATGAGACATACAgcatacaaaaaatacatcacTGTATAGAGAATTGTAGTTCTTCCTTACATAAGGCACAACAATATGTTCAAAATGAGTTTGTACGAGTACAG aatCGTTTGGAAAGATGTATAATGGAGtgcaatgataatataaaagataaaatggGCTTGAATCCGACACAAGCACAAGTGGACAGGTATAGTGACGAGTTTGAAAAGTGTGCAACTAAATGTGTGGACACGTATTGCGAGTTACTGCCATCCTTGGAAAAAACTATGAGAGAAGTTCTCAGTAAAAACAAGtttgcttaa
- the SC35 gene encoding serine/arginine-rich splicing factor 2, giving the protein MSYGRPPPRIDGMVSLKVDNLTYRTTPEDLRRVFERCGEVGDIYIPRDRFTRESRGFAFVRFYDKRDAEDALDAMDGRLLDGRELRVQMARYGRPTSPHRSRGSRRRGRSRSRSRDRRRSRTRSRSRSRSRDRDRRRSYSRSRSRSRSDSKSSRGKSRSRSKSQDRQKDSRSKSRD; this is encoded by the exons ATGAGTTACGGCAGGCCGCCGCCCCGTATCGACGGGATGGTCTCTCTGAAAGTCGACAATCTTACATACAGGACGACGCCGGAAGATCTGAGGCGCGTGTTCGAACGATGCGGGGAGGTCGGCGATATTTACATCCCTCGCGATCGCTTCACGCGTGAGAGCCGTGGCTTCGCGTTCGTCAG ATTTTATGATAAACGTGATGCTGAAGATGCATTGGATGCCATGGATGGAAGGCTGCTGGATGGCAGGGAACTTCGAGTTCAAATGGCTCGATATGGACGTCCAACGTCTCCGCACCGTAGTCGTGGAAGTCGTCGCCGTGGCAG ATCACGAAGTAGAAGTAGAGATCGGAGACGTTCTCGAACTCGATCTCGCAGCAGGTCACGCAGCCGTGATAGAGATCGCAGGCGCTCTTACAGCCGTAGTCGCAGTCGCTCTCGTTCTGACAGCAAAAGCTCGCGTGGCAAATCACGCTCGCGCAGCAAATCTCAAGATAGGCAAAAAGACAGTCGATCCAAATCCAG GGACTGA